The following coding sequences lie in one Chelmon rostratus isolate fCheRos1 chromosome 2, fCheRos1.pri, whole genome shotgun sequence genomic window:
- the b4galnt1b gene encoding beta-1,4 N-acetylgalactosaminyltransferase 1 isoform X1, giving the protein MAFRMRSLRKTVLLALLASVVLVLALLHSWPTRAYTTVDVWQRPGQIVERHLEERLPEPDHRLGNIPFHVRDNVASLLARNGCLCEGESGGVNLPFAQLLFPRVSAHPLHTAFEASELEEMKRRRAKEYKSFQKRSQTPADVLIIAEANSPLQYPTQGAEVRPLKTIIIPGLALHDHPRDHYSINITATLGTLNVAAEVDGVKIKGDGEMHMTLSSSLLPNLNRQLQFVTYTNTLFHPSTADTVQFETEGHQAIFSIKIRHGVTPKLYNTGSKGEYNVSALVTIATKTFLRYDKLQDLIDSVRKYYPTVTIVIADDSENPKTISGPYIEHYIMPFGKGWFAGRNLAVSQVTTKYVLWVDDDFIFTANTKLEKLVDVLERTTLDLVGGAVREATGYTATYRQTISIEPGEEDGDCLHMRRGFHHVIQGFPNCVVTDGVINFFLARTDKVQQVGFDPRLARVAHLEFFIDGLGSLHVGSCDDVIVNHASKIKLPWVSQSESDKTYAKFRYPPASSDATHTKNGLLFFKNRFQCLTHN; this is encoded by the exons ATGG CTTTTAGGATGCGCTCGCTGAGGAAGACGGTGTTGCTCGCCCTCCTGGCGTCTGTGGTGCTGGTGCTGGCCCTCCTCCATTCGTGGCCCACTCGAGCTTACACCACAGTGGATGTGTGGCAGCGACCGGGACAGATAGTTGAGAGGCATCTGGAGGAGAGGCTCCCAGAGCCAGATCACCGGTTAGGCAACATCCCCTTTCACGTGAGGGACAACGTGGCAAG CTTGTTGGCACGTAACGGATGTCTATGTGAGGGCGAGAGTGGAGGAGTAAATCTGCCCTTTGCCCAACTCTTATTCCCACGGGTGTCAGCTCACCCGCTGCACACTGCCTTTGAGGCCTCTGAgctggaggaaatgaagaggagaCGGGCCAAAGAGTACAAGAGTTTCCAGAAGAG GTCACAGACACCTGCAGATGTTCTCATCATTGCAGAGGCTAACAGTCCCTTACAGTATCCAACACAGGGGGCGGAGGTACGACCCCTGAAAACAATCATCATCCCAG GCTTGGCCTTACACGACCATCCCAGAGACCACTACTCA ATAAACATCACTGCCACACTCGGAACGCTGAACGTGGCCGCAGAGGTGGACGGGGTGAAAATCAAAGGTGACGGCGAGATGCACATGACTCTGTCGAGCAGCCTCCTGCCCAACCTGAACcgacagctgcagtttgtcaccTACACCAACACGCTGTTCCACCCGAGCACAGCCGACACAG tGCAGTTTGAGACAGAGGGCCATCAAGCCATCTTCAGTATCAAGATTCGCCACGGTGTAACTCCCAAACTGTATAACACAGGATCCAAAGGAG AGTACAACGTCAGTGCCCTCGTTACCATAGCTACGAAGACTTTCCTGCGTTATGATAAGCTTCAAGATCTTATCGACAGCGTGAGAAAATACTACCCAACTGTCACCATAGTAATCGCTGATGACAGTGAAAATCCCAAAACCATCTCCGGGCCTTACATCGAACACTACATCATGCCTTTCGGAAAG GGTTGGTTTGCCGGACGCAACCTGGCCGTCTCTCAGGTGACCACAAAGTACGTGCTGTGGGTGGACGACGACTTCATCTTCACAGCCAACACCAAGCTGGAGAAACTGGTGGATGTTTTAGAGAGAACCACGCTGGATCTG gtGGGTGGTGCAGTGCGGGAGGCCACAGGTTATACTGCCACCTACAGACAGACCATCTCCATTGAGCCAGGGGAGGAGGATGGTGACTGTTTACACATGAGGAGAGGGTTTCACCACGTCATCCAAGGCTTCCCCAACTGCGTAGTGACTGACGGGGTCATTAACTTCTTCCTGGCCCGCACCGACAAAGTCCAGCAGGTCGGCTTTGACCCGCGCCTCGCCAGGGTAGCTCATCTGG agTTCTTCATCGACGGCCTGGGATCTCTCCACGTGGGCTCTTGTGACGATGTCATTGTCAATCATGCGAGCAAAATCAAGCTCCCCTGGGTCAGCCAATCGGAGAGCGACAAGACGTACGCCAAGTTTCGCTACCCGCCGGCCTCCTCTGACGCCACACACACGAAAAACGGCCTCCTGTTCTTTAAGAACCGATTCCAGTGTTTGACTCATAACTAG
- the b4galnt1b gene encoding beta-1,4 N-acetylgalactosaminyltransferase 1 isoform X2: MRSLRKTVLLALLASVVLVLALLHSWPTRAYTTVDVWQRPGQIVERHLEERLPEPDHRLGNIPFHVRDNVASLLARNGCLCEGESGGVNLPFAQLLFPRVSAHPLHTAFEASELEEMKRRRAKEYKSFQKRSQTPADVLIIAEANSPLQYPTQGAEVRPLKTIIIPGLALHDHPRDHYSINITATLGTLNVAAEVDGVKIKGDGEMHMTLSSSLLPNLNRQLQFVTYTNTLFHPSTADTVQFETEGHQAIFSIKIRHGVTPKLYNTGSKGEYNVSALVTIATKTFLRYDKLQDLIDSVRKYYPTVTIVIADDSENPKTISGPYIEHYIMPFGKGWFAGRNLAVSQVTTKYVLWVDDDFIFTANTKLEKLVDVLERTTLDLVGGAVREATGYTATYRQTISIEPGEEDGDCLHMRRGFHHVIQGFPNCVVTDGVINFFLARTDKVQQVGFDPRLARVAHLEFFIDGLGSLHVGSCDDVIVNHASKIKLPWVSQSESDKTYAKFRYPPASSDATHTKNGLLFFKNRFQCLTHN; the protein is encoded by the exons ATGCGCTCGCTGAGGAAGACGGTGTTGCTCGCCCTCCTGGCGTCTGTGGTGCTGGTGCTGGCCCTCCTCCATTCGTGGCCCACTCGAGCTTACACCACAGTGGATGTGTGGCAGCGACCGGGACAGATAGTTGAGAGGCATCTGGAGGAGAGGCTCCCAGAGCCAGATCACCGGTTAGGCAACATCCCCTTTCACGTGAGGGACAACGTGGCAAG CTTGTTGGCACGTAACGGATGTCTATGTGAGGGCGAGAGTGGAGGAGTAAATCTGCCCTTTGCCCAACTCTTATTCCCACGGGTGTCAGCTCACCCGCTGCACACTGCCTTTGAGGCCTCTGAgctggaggaaatgaagaggagaCGGGCCAAAGAGTACAAGAGTTTCCAGAAGAG GTCACAGACACCTGCAGATGTTCTCATCATTGCAGAGGCTAACAGTCCCTTACAGTATCCAACACAGGGGGCGGAGGTACGACCCCTGAAAACAATCATCATCCCAG GCTTGGCCTTACACGACCATCCCAGAGACCACTACTCA ATAAACATCACTGCCACACTCGGAACGCTGAACGTGGCCGCAGAGGTGGACGGGGTGAAAATCAAAGGTGACGGCGAGATGCACATGACTCTGTCGAGCAGCCTCCTGCCCAACCTGAACcgacagctgcagtttgtcaccTACACCAACACGCTGTTCCACCCGAGCACAGCCGACACAG tGCAGTTTGAGACAGAGGGCCATCAAGCCATCTTCAGTATCAAGATTCGCCACGGTGTAACTCCCAAACTGTATAACACAGGATCCAAAGGAG AGTACAACGTCAGTGCCCTCGTTACCATAGCTACGAAGACTTTCCTGCGTTATGATAAGCTTCAAGATCTTATCGACAGCGTGAGAAAATACTACCCAACTGTCACCATAGTAATCGCTGATGACAGTGAAAATCCCAAAACCATCTCCGGGCCTTACATCGAACACTACATCATGCCTTTCGGAAAG GGTTGGTTTGCCGGACGCAACCTGGCCGTCTCTCAGGTGACCACAAAGTACGTGCTGTGGGTGGACGACGACTTCATCTTCACAGCCAACACCAAGCTGGAGAAACTGGTGGATGTTTTAGAGAGAACCACGCTGGATCTG gtGGGTGGTGCAGTGCGGGAGGCCACAGGTTATACTGCCACCTACAGACAGACCATCTCCATTGAGCCAGGGGAGGAGGATGGTGACTGTTTACACATGAGGAGAGGGTTTCACCACGTCATCCAAGGCTTCCCCAACTGCGTAGTGACTGACGGGGTCATTAACTTCTTCCTGGCCCGCACCGACAAAGTCCAGCAGGTCGGCTTTGACCCGCGCCTCGCCAGGGTAGCTCATCTGG agTTCTTCATCGACGGCCTGGGATCTCTCCACGTGGGCTCTTGTGACGATGTCATTGTCAATCATGCGAGCAAAATCAAGCTCCCCTGGGTCAGCCAATCGGAGAGCGACAAGACGTACGCCAAGTTTCGCTACCCGCCGGCCTCCTCTGACGCCACACACACGAAAAACGGCCTCCTGTTCTTTAAGAACCGATTCCAGTGTTTGACTCATAACTAG
- the os9 gene encoding protein OS-9 isoform X3 — protein sequence MRRESIMAASLIRWLRRLYVFLLICPVCVPSFLNLEELNEMKYGIQILPDPVILGQTKTEEVMMVSSKYKQLYECRLPAQAVRFHQDPASEPDSQGYTGPDIPDLLSPMHNAQCLVKTKDWWTYEFCHGQHIRQYHLEDTEIKGDILFLGYYESEFDWSNETAKASKQHRLKRYHSQTYVNGSKCDLNGNPRETEVRFVCEEGSSDYIARVDEPQSCRYVLTVHTSRTCQHPFLRPPSTAKPQGIVCQPALSAQQYMDYVKAQVLDTKRKVEQISEELRSLDEMLAGNEGADGAVEVTADEASPAPSDEPDQPDRKDAADVSQDAGSEEAEDLDFWDGVTKPGNSKTTVTQQEQAADEGSNPVTDNEVIDDGEEVEKFNFKIITDPADLMKFVQHLKESNRKKAQNQVKSQGEKPTSDRVVEKLGEEEKDDDEHLLREFEDEMSDLSVPSDKIEEIKEEMQKEFDNIINEAQQELETEGLKGEFDRTQATQTLETTLDKLLDHLEEKDVQDTEQQTGGVQRANDPTRGSPSLAPKQPGKIEVKILTRKNAQEAGDQWLTEEDTKSFRELLINLLTGGTEEVYKEQKRQQELENNYRFVWGESQEESQSSSTSDSDDVDI from the exons ATGAGGAGAGAGTCAATCATGGCTGCTTCCTTGATACGGTGGCTAAGAAGATTGTACGTCTTCTTGTTGATATGTCCAGTCTGTGTCCCATCCTTCTTGAATTTAGAGGAGCTGAATGAGATGAAATATGGGATTCAAATTCTGCCCGATCCTGTCATCTTGGGGCAG ACTAAGACAGAGGAGGTTATGATGGTGTCCAGTAAGTACAAGCAGCTGTATGAGTGCCGACTTCCAGCCCAGGCTGTCCGCTTCCATCAGGATCCAGCCTCTGAGCCCGACTCTCAAGGGTACACCGGACCTGACATCCCAGACCTTCTTAGTCCAATGCACAATGCCCAGTGTCTAGTGAAG ACGAAGGACTGGTGGACCTATGAGTTCTGCCACGGTCAGCATATCAGACAGTACCACCTCGAAG acacagaaatcAAAGGAGACATTCTCTTCCTAGGTTATTATGAATCTGAATTTGATTGGAGCAATGAAACAGCAAAG GCCTCCAAGCAGCACAGACTGAAGCGCTACCACAGTCAGACCTATGTAAATGGATCTAAGTGCGACCTAAATGGAAATCCGAGAGAGACTGAAGTCCGG TTTGTGTGCGAAGAAGGCTCGAGTGATTACATCGCCCGAGTGGATGAGCCTCAGTCATGCCGCTACGTGCTGACAGTTCACACCAGTCGTACCTGCCAGCATCCATTCCTGCGCCCACCGTCCACTGCCAAGCCCCAGGGTATCGTGTGCCAGCCAGCGCTAAGTGCCCAACAGTACATGGATTACGTCAAGGCTCAAGTCT TGGACACAAAGCGTAAAGTAGAGCAGATCTCAGAGGAGTTGAGGAGTCTGGATGAGATGTTGGCTGGTAATGAAGGGGCAGATGGAGCAGTGGAAGTGACAGCAGACGAGGCATCACCTGCACCCAGTGATGAGCCGGACCAGCCGGACAGAAAAG atgctgctgatgtttctcAGGACGCCGGGTCAGAGGAGGCAGAAGATTTGGATTTCTGGGACGGAGTTACAAAGCCAGGGAATTCAAAAACAACTGTCACTCAACAGGAGCag GCAGCAGATGAAGGCTCTAACCCAGTCACAGACAATGAAGTCATTGATGATGGTGAGGAAG TTGAAAAGTTCAACTTTAAAATCATCACCGACCCAGCAGACCTCATGAAATTTGTCCAGCATCTCAAAGAGAGTAACAGGAAG aaagCACAAAACCAAGTGAAAAGTCAAGGAGAGAAACCAACAAGCGACAGGGTAGTGGAGAAACTCGGtgaagaagagaaagatgatgatgaacattTGCTGCGGGAGTTTGAGGATGAGATGTCCGACCTCTCAGTGCCCTCAGATAAGATTGAAGAGATAAAGGAGGAAATGCAAAAGGAGTTTGACAACATCATAAATGAG GCCCAGCAGGAATTGGAGACAGAAGGTCTCAAAGGGGAGTTTGATCGCACACAAGCAACACAGACACTGGAGACGACGCTGGACAAGCTACTTGATCATTTGGAAGAGAAAGACGTCCaggacacagagcagcaaacGGGGGGAGTTCAAAGAGCCAACGACCCAACCAGGGGCAGCCCCAGCCTGGCTCCGAAGCAGCCAG GTAAAATTGAGGTGAAGATCTTGACACGGAAAAATGCACAGGAGGCTGGTGATCAGTGGCTGACTGAAGAGGATACAAAGTCCTTCAGGGAGCTTCTCATAAATCTCCTG ACTGGAGGCACAGAAGAGGTTTACAAAGAGCAAAAGAGGCAGCAGGAGTTGGAGAACAACTATAGGTTTGTGTGGGGAGAGTCCCAGGAGGAGTCCCAGTCATCCAGCACCTCCGACTCAGACGATGTGGACATATGA
- the os9 gene encoding protein OS-9 isoform X1, producing MRRESIMAASLIRWLRRLYVFLLICPVCVPSFLNLEELNEMKYGIQILPDPVILGQTKTEEVMMVSSKYKQLYECRLPAQAVRFHQDPASEPDSQGYTGPDIPDLLSPMHNAQCLVKTKDWWTYEFCHGQHIRQYHLEDTEIKGDILFLGYYESEFDWSNETAKASKQHRLKRYHSQTYVNGSKCDLNGNPRETEVRFVCEEGSSDYIARVDEPQSCRYVLTVHTSRTCQHPFLRPPSTAKPQGIVCQPALSAQQYMDYVKAQVLDTKRKVEQISEELRSLDEMLAGNEGADGAVEVTADEASPAPSDEPDQPDRKDAADVSQDAGSEEAEDLDFWDGVTKPGNSKTTVTQQEQAADEGSNPVTDNEVIDDGEEVEKFNFKIITDPADLMKFVQHLKESNRKKAQNQVKSQGEKPTSDRVVEKLGEEEKDDDEHLLREFEDEMSDLSVPSDKIEEIKEEMQKEFDNIINEAQQELETEGLKGEFDRTQATQTLETTLDKLLDHLEEKDVQDTEQQTGGVQRANDPTRGSPSLAPKQPDQAADDHVKIKITKYKTGSSPDGEVKYQEMGEGDPQWQHIKDVVKEQLEKAGLKAEGKIEVKILTRKNAQEAGDQWLTEEDTKSFRELLINLLTGGTEEVYKEQKRQQELENNYRFVWGESQEESQSSSTSDSDDVDI from the exons ATGAGGAGAGAGTCAATCATGGCTGCTTCCTTGATACGGTGGCTAAGAAGATTGTACGTCTTCTTGTTGATATGTCCAGTCTGTGTCCCATCCTTCTTGAATTTAGAGGAGCTGAATGAGATGAAATATGGGATTCAAATTCTGCCCGATCCTGTCATCTTGGGGCAG ACTAAGACAGAGGAGGTTATGATGGTGTCCAGTAAGTACAAGCAGCTGTATGAGTGCCGACTTCCAGCCCAGGCTGTCCGCTTCCATCAGGATCCAGCCTCTGAGCCCGACTCTCAAGGGTACACCGGACCTGACATCCCAGACCTTCTTAGTCCAATGCACAATGCCCAGTGTCTAGTGAAG ACGAAGGACTGGTGGACCTATGAGTTCTGCCACGGTCAGCATATCAGACAGTACCACCTCGAAG acacagaaatcAAAGGAGACATTCTCTTCCTAGGTTATTATGAATCTGAATTTGATTGGAGCAATGAAACAGCAAAG GCCTCCAAGCAGCACAGACTGAAGCGCTACCACAGTCAGACCTATGTAAATGGATCTAAGTGCGACCTAAATGGAAATCCGAGAGAGACTGAAGTCCGG TTTGTGTGCGAAGAAGGCTCGAGTGATTACATCGCCCGAGTGGATGAGCCTCAGTCATGCCGCTACGTGCTGACAGTTCACACCAGTCGTACCTGCCAGCATCCATTCCTGCGCCCACCGTCCACTGCCAAGCCCCAGGGTATCGTGTGCCAGCCAGCGCTAAGTGCCCAACAGTACATGGATTACGTCAAGGCTCAAGTCT TGGACACAAAGCGTAAAGTAGAGCAGATCTCAGAGGAGTTGAGGAGTCTGGATGAGATGTTGGCTGGTAATGAAGGGGCAGATGGAGCAGTGGAAGTGACAGCAGACGAGGCATCACCTGCACCCAGTGATGAGCCGGACCAGCCGGACAGAAAAG atgctgctgatgtttctcAGGACGCCGGGTCAGAGGAGGCAGAAGATTTGGATTTCTGGGACGGAGTTACAAAGCCAGGGAATTCAAAAACAACTGTCACTCAACAGGAGCag GCAGCAGATGAAGGCTCTAACCCAGTCACAGACAATGAAGTCATTGATGATGGTGAGGAAG TTGAAAAGTTCAACTTTAAAATCATCACCGACCCAGCAGACCTCATGAAATTTGTCCAGCATCTCAAAGAGAGTAACAGGAAG aaagCACAAAACCAAGTGAAAAGTCAAGGAGAGAAACCAACAAGCGACAGGGTAGTGGAGAAACTCGGtgaagaagagaaagatgatgatgaacattTGCTGCGGGAGTTTGAGGATGAGATGTCCGACCTCTCAGTGCCCTCAGATAAGATTGAAGAGATAAAGGAGGAAATGCAAAAGGAGTTTGACAACATCATAAATGAG GCCCAGCAGGAATTGGAGACAGAAGGTCTCAAAGGGGAGTTTGATCGCACACAAGCAACACAGACACTGGAGACGACGCTGGACAAGCTACTTGATCATTTGGAAGAGAAAGACGTCCaggacacagagcagcaaacGGGGGGAGTTCAAAGAGCCAACGACCCAACCAGGGGCAGCCCCAGCCTGGCTCCGAAGCAGCCAG ACCAAGCGGCTGACGACCATGTTAAGATCAAAATTACTAAGTATAAGACGGGCAGCAGCCCTGATGGTGAGGTCAAATATCAGGAGATGGGCGAAGGAGACCCCCAGTGGCAGCACATAAAGGACGTGGTTAAAGAACAGCTAGAGAAAGCAGGACTGAAGGCAGAAG GTAAAATTGAGGTGAAGATCTTGACACGGAAAAATGCACAGGAGGCTGGTGATCAGTGGCTGACTGAAGAGGATACAAAGTCCTTCAGGGAGCTTCTCATAAATCTCCTG ACTGGAGGCACAGAAGAGGTTTACAAAGAGCAAAAGAGGCAGCAGGAGTTGGAGAACAACTATAGGTTTGTGTGGGGAGAGTCCCAGGAGGAGTCCCAGTCATCCAGCACCTCCGACTCAGACGATGTGGACATATGA
- the os9 gene encoding protein OS-9 isoform X2, whose protein sequence is MRRESIMAASLIRWLRRLYVFLLICPVCVPSFLNLEELNEMKYGIQILPDPVILGQTKTEEVMMVSSKYKQLYECRLPAQAVRFHQDPASEPDSQGYTGPDIPDLLSPMHNAQCLVKTKDWWTYEFCHGQHIRQYHLEDTEIKGDILFLGYYESEFDWSNETAKASKQHRLKRYHSQTYVNGSKCDLNGNPRETEVRFVCEEGSSDYIARVDEPQSCRYVLTVHTSRTCQHPFLRPPSTAKPQGIVCQPALSAQQYMDYVKAQVLDTKRKVEQISEELRSLDEMLAGNEGADGAVEVTADEASPAPSDEPDQPDRKDAADVSQDAGSEEAEDLDFWDGVTKPGNSKTTVTQQEQAADEGSNPVTDNEVIDDVEKFNFKIITDPADLMKFVQHLKESNRKKAQNQVKSQGEKPTSDRVVEKLGEEEKDDDEHLLREFEDEMSDLSVPSDKIEEIKEEMQKEFDNIINEAQQELETEGLKGEFDRTQATQTLETTLDKLLDHLEEKDVQDTEQQTGGVQRANDPTRGSPSLAPKQPDQAADDHVKIKITKYKTGSSPDGEVKYQEMGEGDPQWQHIKDVVKEQLEKAGLKAEGKIEVKILTRKNAQEAGDQWLTEEDTKSFRELLINLLTGGTEEVYKEQKRQQELENNYRFVWGESQEESQSSSTSDSDDVDI, encoded by the exons ATGAGGAGAGAGTCAATCATGGCTGCTTCCTTGATACGGTGGCTAAGAAGATTGTACGTCTTCTTGTTGATATGTCCAGTCTGTGTCCCATCCTTCTTGAATTTAGAGGAGCTGAATGAGATGAAATATGGGATTCAAATTCTGCCCGATCCTGTCATCTTGGGGCAG ACTAAGACAGAGGAGGTTATGATGGTGTCCAGTAAGTACAAGCAGCTGTATGAGTGCCGACTTCCAGCCCAGGCTGTCCGCTTCCATCAGGATCCAGCCTCTGAGCCCGACTCTCAAGGGTACACCGGACCTGACATCCCAGACCTTCTTAGTCCAATGCACAATGCCCAGTGTCTAGTGAAG ACGAAGGACTGGTGGACCTATGAGTTCTGCCACGGTCAGCATATCAGACAGTACCACCTCGAAG acacagaaatcAAAGGAGACATTCTCTTCCTAGGTTATTATGAATCTGAATTTGATTGGAGCAATGAAACAGCAAAG GCCTCCAAGCAGCACAGACTGAAGCGCTACCACAGTCAGACCTATGTAAATGGATCTAAGTGCGACCTAAATGGAAATCCGAGAGAGACTGAAGTCCGG TTTGTGTGCGAAGAAGGCTCGAGTGATTACATCGCCCGAGTGGATGAGCCTCAGTCATGCCGCTACGTGCTGACAGTTCACACCAGTCGTACCTGCCAGCATCCATTCCTGCGCCCACCGTCCACTGCCAAGCCCCAGGGTATCGTGTGCCAGCCAGCGCTAAGTGCCCAACAGTACATGGATTACGTCAAGGCTCAAGTCT TGGACACAAAGCGTAAAGTAGAGCAGATCTCAGAGGAGTTGAGGAGTCTGGATGAGATGTTGGCTGGTAATGAAGGGGCAGATGGAGCAGTGGAAGTGACAGCAGACGAGGCATCACCTGCACCCAGTGATGAGCCGGACCAGCCGGACAGAAAAG atgctgctgatgtttctcAGGACGCCGGGTCAGAGGAGGCAGAAGATTTGGATTTCTGGGACGGAGTTACAAAGCCAGGGAATTCAAAAACAACTGTCACTCAACAGGAGCag GCAGCAGATGAAGGCTCTAACCCAGTCACAGACAATGAAGTCATTGATGATG TTGAAAAGTTCAACTTTAAAATCATCACCGACCCAGCAGACCTCATGAAATTTGTCCAGCATCTCAAAGAGAGTAACAGGAAG aaagCACAAAACCAAGTGAAAAGTCAAGGAGAGAAACCAACAAGCGACAGGGTAGTGGAGAAACTCGGtgaagaagagaaagatgatgatgaacattTGCTGCGGGAGTTTGAGGATGAGATGTCCGACCTCTCAGTGCCCTCAGATAAGATTGAAGAGATAAAGGAGGAAATGCAAAAGGAGTTTGACAACATCATAAATGAG GCCCAGCAGGAATTGGAGACAGAAGGTCTCAAAGGGGAGTTTGATCGCACACAAGCAACACAGACACTGGAGACGACGCTGGACAAGCTACTTGATCATTTGGAAGAGAAAGACGTCCaggacacagagcagcaaacGGGGGGAGTTCAAAGAGCCAACGACCCAACCAGGGGCAGCCCCAGCCTGGCTCCGAAGCAGCCAG ACCAAGCGGCTGACGACCATGTTAAGATCAAAATTACTAAGTATAAGACGGGCAGCAGCCCTGATGGTGAGGTCAAATATCAGGAGATGGGCGAAGGAGACCCCCAGTGGCAGCACATAAAGGACGTGGTTAAAGAACAGCTAGAGAAAGCAGGACTGAAGGCAGAAG GTAAAATTGAGGTGAAGATCTTGACACGGAAAAATGCACAGGAGGCTGGTGATCAGTGGCTGACTGAAGAGGATACAAAGTCCTTCAGGGAGCTTCTCATAAATCTCCTG ACTGGAGGCACAGAAGAGGTTTACAAAGAGCAAAAGAGGCAGCAGGAGTTGGAGAACAACTATAGGTTTGTGTGGGGAGAGTCCCAGGAGGAGTCCCAGTCATCCAGCACCTCCGACTCAGACGATGTGGACATATGA